One Streptomyces sp. R28 DNA window includes the following coding sequences:
- a CDS encoding MMPL family transporter: MATFLYRVGRLAFRRRWYVALVWAAVLAVVGLGALKAPGASDEEFSMPGIESQKAFDLMEERFPGATADGATARVVFVAPGGEKVTATENKKAVEKAVAELGDGSQVAGVADPFQAKAVSKDGTTAYATVSYKVAANDLTDAGKTHLERVIDEARDAGLTVEAGGSAMDDGGGAGGMAEVIGIAIAAVVLLVTFGSLAAAGLPLLTAVIGVGVSMATILALSDALGLSTTTGTLAMMLGLAVGIDYALFVVSRYREERAKGRTPQEATGLAVGTAGSAVVFAGLTVVIALAGLSVVGIPMLTKMGLAAAGAVVVAVLIALTLVPAFLGFWPNAVLSRRSRKSGRMEEGGEDNGGTRWARFVLRRPLPVLLLGVVGLGALAVPMTQLQLGMPGDEAKSTSTTERRAYDALADAFGPGFNGPLTVVVDAKGDADPKGAVTTVAEQIGATKGIVSVSPARFNEAGDTAVFSVVPSTAPTDEKTKDLVTVIRDERPGVEAETGATFEVTGSTALNIDISDKVQAALVPYLIVVVGLAIVLLLVVFRSLLVPLKAALGFLLSVLASLGAVVVVFQQGHGAELLGVEQTGPIMSLMPIFLVGIVFGLAMDYEVFLVSRMREAYVHGEPAPQAVTSGFRHSARVVVAAALIMIAVFAGFIGESDSMIKMIGFGLATAVLLDAFVVRMAIVPAVLALLGDKAWWLPKWLDRILPRVDVEGEALSRRSEAEPAPDAPDAPDAPADLEPART, translated from the coding sequence GTGGCTACTTTCCTGTATCGAGTGGGCCGTCTGGCCTTCCGGCGGCGCTGGTACGTCGCCCTGGTCTGGGCGGCCGTCCTGGCCGTCGTGGGCCTGGGTGCCCTGAAGGCCCCGGGAGCCTCCGACGAGGAGTTCTCCATGCCGGGCATCGAGTCCCAGAAGGCGTTCGACCTGATGGAGGAGCGCTTCCCGGGCGCGACGGCCGACGGCGCGACCGCGCGGGTCGTCTTCGTCGCGCCGGGCGGTGAGAAGGTGACCGCCACCGAGAACAAGAAGGCCGTCGAAAAGGCCGTGGCCGAGCTGGGCGACGGCTCGCAGGTCGCGGGCGTCGCCGACCCGTTCCAGGCGAAGGCGGTCAGCAAGGACGGTACGACGGCGTACGCGACCGTCAGCTACAAGGTCGCGGCCAACGACCTCACCGACGCCGGCAAGACCCACCTGGAGCGGGTGATCGACGAGGCCCGGGACGCGGGGCTGACCGTCGAGGCAGGCGGCAGCGCGATGGACGACGGAGGCGGCGCGGGCGGGATGGCCGAGGTCATCGGCATCGCGATCGCCGCGGTCGTCCTGCTCGTCACCTTCGGTTCGCTGGCCGCCGCCGGGCTGCCCCTGCTGACCGCCGTCATCGGTGTCGGCGTCAGCATGGCCACGATCCTCGCCCTGTCCGACGCCCTCGGCCTGTCCACCACGACCGGCACCCTCGCCATGATGCTGGGCCTCGCGGTCGGCATCGACTACGCCCTGTTCGTGGTCTCGCGGTACCGGGAGGAGCGCGCCAAGGGCCGTACGCCGCAGGAGGCGACCGGGCTCGCGGTCGGTACGGCCGGGTCCGCGGTCGTCTTCGCCGGGCTCACCGTCGTGATCGCACTCGCCGGGCTCTCGGTCGTCGGCATCCCGATGCTCACCAAGATGGGGCTGGCCGCTGCGGGCGCGGTCGTCGTCGCCGTACTGATCGCGTTGACGCTGGTCCCGGCGTTCCTCGGCTTCTGGCCGAACGCCGTGCTCTCGCGGCGGTCCCGCAAGAGCGGCCGTATGGAGGAGGGCGGCGAGGACAACGGCGGTACGCGCTGGGCGCGGTTCGTGCTGCGCCGTCCGCTGCCGGTCCTGCTCCTCGGCGTCGTGGGTCTCGGCGCGCTCGCGGTGCCGATGACCCAGCTTCAGCTGGGCATGCCCGGCGACGAGGCCAAGTCGACCTCCACCACCGAACGCCGGGCCTACGACGCGCTCGCCGACGCCTTCGGGCCGGGCTTCAACGGGCCGTTGACCGTCGTCGTGGACGCCAAGGGCGACGCGGATCCGAAGGGCGCGGTGACGACGGTCGCCGAGCAGATCGGCGCCACGAAGGGGATCGTGTCCGTCTCCCCGGCCCGTTTCAACGAAGCCGGTGACACCGCCGTCTTCTCGGTCGTGCCCTCGACCGCGCCGACCGACGAGAAGACCAAGGACCTGGTGACGGTCATCCGGGACGAGCGTCCCGGGGTCGAGGCCGAGACCGGGGCGACCTTCGAGGTCACCGGCAGCACCGCGCTGAACATCGACATCTCGGACAAGGTGCAGGCCGCGCTGGTGCCGTATCTGATCGTCGTGGTCGGGCTGGCGATCGTCCTGCTGCTGGTGGTCTTCCGGTCCCTGCTCGTCCCGCTGAAGGCGGCCCTCGGCTTCCTGCTGTCGGTGCTGGCCTCCCTCGGCGCGGTCGTCGTGGTCTTCCAGCAGGGGCACGGCGCCGAACTGCTGGGTGTGGAGCAGACCGGGCCGATCATGAGCCTGATGCCGATCTTCCTGGTGGGCATCGTCTTCGGGCTCGCCATGGACTACGAGGTCTTCCTGGTCTCGCGGATGCGGGAGGCGTACGTCCACGGTGAGCCGGCCCCGCAGGCGGTCACGTCCGGCTTCCGGCACAGCGCCCGGGTGGTCGTGGCCGCCGCCCTGATCATGATCGCGGTGTTCGCCGGGTTCATCGGGGAGAGCGACTCCATGATCAAGATGATCGGGTTCGGCCTCGCCACCGCCGTGCTCCTCGACGCCTTCGTCGTCCGGATGGCGATCGTGCCGGCCGTCCTCGCCCTGCTCGGGGACAAGGCCTGGTGGCTGCCGAAGTGGCTGGACCGGATCCTGCCCCGCGTCGACGTGGAGGGCGAGGCGCTCAGCCGCCGGTCCGAGGCGGAGCCCGCACCGGACGCACCGGACGCACCGGACGCCCCGGCCGACCTGGAACCGGCGCGCACCTGA
- a CDS encoding sensor histidine kinase, protein MSKRPRGGAGTAPLGPERRYTDRIEGFADRHPLVIDVVLVMALMGCASLGTMLTLPGADPPDQDKTATALLGVSCLALLKHRTHPRVAVVVSAVGGVTVIALGYLLTPLLLAPLMAALYWLATLADRRTIRVYGITTLVAVIVAAAISDSMDHVSLLLRTIGPLFWLLLPLAAGNMTRLRRAYLAAVQARAEHAERTREEEARLRVTEERMRIARELHDVVAHHLALANAQAGTAAHLALDNPPQTKQILTDLTGTTSSALRELKATLGLLRQNDDPDSAPMEPSPGLARLPELVSACGSAGLKVSVTTEGEPQALSPGVDLTAFRIVQEALTNVTKHAAAEAAHVRLEYSGSRLMITVSNDGPAAPTAPEALQSRGFGVMGMRERARSIGGELCAGHRPEGGFEVSTALPLHPHAAEEGGTVPGA, encoded by the coding sequence ATGAGCAAGCGACCCCGAGGAGGAGCGGGCACGGCGCCGCTCGGCCCGGAGCGGCGCTACACGGACCGCATCGAGGGGTTCGCGGACCGCCACCCCCTCGTCATCGACGTGGTGCTGGTGATGGCGCTGATGGGCTGCGCGAGCCTCGGCACCATGCTCACCCTGCCCGGTGCCGACCCGCCGGACCAGGACAAGACCGCCACCGCACTGCTGGGTGTGTCCTGCCTCGCCCTGCTGAAGCACCGCACCCACCCGCGTGTCGCCGTCGTCGTGTCCGCGGTCGGTGGGGTGACCGTGATCGCGCTCGGGTACCTGCTCACCCCCCTGCTGCTGGCGCCCCTCATGGCGGCGCTCTACTGGCTGGCCACCCTCGCCGACCGCCGGACCATCCGCGTCTACGGCATCACCACCTTGGTGGCGGTGATCGTCGCGGCAGCGATCTCCGACTCCATGGACCACGTCTCGCTGCTGCTCAGGACGATCGGCCCGTTGTTCTGGCTGCTGCTGCCGCTGGCCGCCGGCAACATGACCCGGCTGCGGCGCGCCTACCTGGCGGCCGTGCAGGCCCGCGCCGAGCACGCCGAGCGCACCCGGGAGGAGGAGGCACGCCTGCGCGTCACCGAGGAGCGCATGCGCATCGCCCGTGAGCTGCACGACGTCGTCGCCCACCACCTCGCCCTGGCCAACGCCCAGGCCGGCACGGCCGCGCACCTCGCGCTCGACAACCCGCCGCAGACCAAACAGATCCTCACGGATCTGACCGGCACCACCTCCTCCGCGCTGCGCGAGCTGAAGGCGACGCTGGGTCTGCTGCGGCAGAACGACGACCCGGACTCCGCCCCGATGGAGCCGTCGCCCGGCCTCGCCCGCCTGCCCGAACTGGTCTCGGCGTGCGGGTCCGCCGGGCTCAAGGTCTCGGTCACCACCGAAGGCGAGCCGCAGGCCCTGTCACCGGGAGTCGACCTGACCGCGTTCCGGATCGTGCAGGAGGCCCTCACCAACGTCACCAAGCACGCCGCCGCGGAAGCCGCGCACGTACGGCTCGAGTATTCCGGCTCCCGCCTGATGATCACGGTCAGCAACGACGGCCCCGCGGCCCCCACGGCCCCCGAGGCCTTGCAGAGCCGGGGCTTCGGCGTCATGGGCATGCGCGAACGAGCCCGCTCCATCGGCGGCGAACTGTGCGCCGGTCACCGCCCGGAAGGCGGCTTCGAAGTCTCCACGGCACTCCCGCTGCACCCGCATGCCGCGGAAGAAGGAGGAACCGTTCCCGGAGCCTGA